The Vidua chalybeata isolate OUT-0048 chromosome 24, bVidCha1 merged haplotype, whole genome shotgun sequence genome includes a window with the following:
- the TMEM81 gene encoding transmembrane protein 81, whose translation MEQSPIMVILLCALCVPAALPLGSGMELPLGLGSELPSGAGLELPSGSGSELPLELGSELPLEPGSELSLEPGSELSSEPRSGSELPSGAGSEVPSGLGLEPPLEPGSELSSEPGSELPSEPASGSELPSEPGSGSELPSEPGSGSELPSEPASGSELPSEPASGSEPPSEPGSELPSEPGSGSALPPGAELIPLGLKAMVVVNSTPCSVTCGLGVRQERLCEVSPAGERRNCSLVRSRCLSEWICGLRHLSVPEGKPFQLTCLSPDAASLEGPNFGYTWRFARGLITTNDLLFHPFRNPSPSLSFSPALESHSGTYRCDVQVLSSFQLVKRIYFGLRVIPRDLVDLDFQKSLTWEQQLAANGEEPPGNATGPTEPEQRWNFWEKQWFYEVVLGAGSGVIVGIFFSLGLCCLGRICRKRAAQEMNGD comes from the coding sequence atggagcagagcCCCATCATGGTGATCCTGCTGTGCGCCCTGTGCGTTCCAGCGGCGCTTCCTTTGGGATCGGGAATGGAGCTTCccttgggattgggatcagagCTTCCCTCGGGAGCAGGATTGGAGCTTCCCTCAGGATCGGGATCTGAGCTTCCCTTGGAACTGGGCTCGGAGCTTCCCTTGGAACCAGGCTCGGAGCTTTCCTTGGAACCAGGCTCGGAGCTTTCCTCGGAACCGCGATCGGGATCAGAGCTTCCCTCAGGAGCGGGATCAGAGGTTCCCTCAGGATTGGGATTGGAGCCACCCTTGGAACCGGGCTCAGAGCTTTCCTCGGAACCGGGATCTGAGCTTCCCTCAGAACCAGCATCGGGATCTGAGCTTCCCTCAGAACCAGGATCGGGATCTGAGCTTCCCTCAGAACCAGGATCGGGATCTGAGCTTCCCTCAGAACCAGCATCGGGATCTGAGCTTCCCTCAGAACCAGCATCGGGATCTGAGCCTCCCTCGGAACCGGGCTCGGAGCTTCCCTCAGAACCAGGATCAGGCTCGGCTCTTCCCCCGGGAGCGGAGCTCATCCCGCTGGGGCTGAAGGCCATGGTGGTGGTGAACTCCACGCCCTGCAGCGTCACCTGCGGGCTGGGCGTGAGGCAGGAGCGGCTGTGCGAGGTCAGCCCGGCCGGGGAGCGCCGCAACTGCTCCCTGGTGCGCTCGCGCTGCCTCAGCGAGTGGATCTGCGGCCTCCGGCACCTCAGCGTTCCCGAGGGAAAGCCCTTCCAGCTCACCTGCCTCTCCCCGGACGCCGCCAGCCTGGAGGGACCCAATTTCGGCTACACCTGGAGGTTCGCCCGGGGGCTCATCACCACCAACGACCTCCTGTTCCATCCCTTCCGcaatcccagcccttccctgagCTTCTCGCCGGCGCTGGAGTCGCATTCCGGGACCTACCGCTGCGACGTGCAGGTGCTGAGCTCCTTCCAGCTCGTCAAGAGGATCTACTTCGGCCTCAGGGTGATCCCCAGGGATCTGGTGGATCTCGACTTCCAGAAATCCCTGacttgggagcagcagctggcgGCCAACGGGGAGGAGCCGCCGGGAAACGCCACGGGCCCCACGGAGCCGGAGCAGCggtggaatttttgggagaAGCAGTGGTTTTATGAGGtcgtgctgggagctgggagtgggGTGATCGTGGGGATCTTCTTCAGCctcgggctctgctgcctgggcaggatTTGCAGGAAAAGAGCAGCACAAGAAATGAACGGAGATTGA
- the RBBP5 gene encoding retinoblastoma-binding protein 5 isoform X3, whose protein sequence is MNLELLESFGQNYPEEADGTLDCISMALTCTFNRWGTLLAVGCNDGRIVIWDFLTRGIAKIISAHIHPVCSLCWSRDGHKLVSASTDNIVSQWDVLSGDCDQRFRFPSPILKVQYHPRDQNRVLVCPMKSAPVMLTLSDSKHVVLPVDDDSDLNVVASFDRRGEYIYTGNAKGKILVLKTDTQDLVASFRVTTGTSNTTAIKSIEFARKGSCFLINTADRIIRVYDGREILTCGRDGEPEPMQKLQDLVNRTPWKKCCFSGDGEYIVAGSARQHALYIWEKSIGNLVKILHGTRGELLLDVAWHPVRPIIASISSGVVSIWAQNQVENWSAFAPDFKELDENVEYEERESEFDIEDEDKSEPEQTGADAAEDEEVDVTSVDPIAAFCSSDEELEDARALLYLPIAPEVEDPEENPYGPPPDAVPGALPDDALGPDRKRPGAPDGPQNPKKKPKTTNIELQGVPSDEVHPLLGVKGDGKSKKKQAGRPKGSKAGGAISELL, encoded by the exons ATGAACCTGGAGCTGCTCG AGTCCTTCGGCCAGAACTACCCCGAG GAGGCGGACGGCACGCTGGACTGTATCAGCATGGCGCTGACGTGCACCTTCAACCGCTGGGGCACGCTGCTGGCCGTGGGCTGCAACGACGGCAGGATCGTCATCTGGGACTTCCTGACCCGCGGCATCGCCAAGATCATCAGCGCCCACATCCACCCCGTCTGCTCCCTGTG CTGGAGCCGGGACGGGCACAAACTGGTCAGCGCCTCCACCGACAACATCGTGTCCCAGTGGGATGTTCTGTCCGGGGACTGCGACCAGCGGTTCCGCTTCCCCTCGCCCATCCTCAAAGTCCAGTACCACCCCCGGGACCA GAACAGGGTGCTGGTGTGTCCCATGAAGTCGGCCCCGGTGATGCTGACCCTGTCCGACTCCAAGCACGTGGTGCTGCCCGTGGACGACGACTCCGACCTCAACGTGGTGGCGTCGTTTGACCGCCGGGGGGAATACATCTACACCGGGAACGCCAAGGGCAAG ATCTTGGTCTTAAAAACAGACACTCAGGATCTTGTTGCTTCCTTCAGAGTGACCACAGGGACCAGCAACACCACGGCCATTAAATCCATCGAGTTCGCCCGCAAAGGGAG ctgcttcctgATCAACACGGCCGACCGGATCATCCGCGTGTACGACGGGCGGGAGATCCTCACGTGCGGGCGCGACGGCGAGCCCGAGCCCATGCAGAAACTGCAGGACCTGGTCAACAG GACCCCCTGGAAGAAGTGCTGCTTCTCGGGGGACGGCGAGTACATCGTGGCGGGCTCCGCGCGCCAGCACGCGCTCTACATCTGGGAGAAGAGCATCGGCAACCTGGTGAAGATCCTGCACGGCACCCGCGGCGAGCTGCTGCTGGACGTGGCA TGGCACCCGGTGCGGCCCATCATCGCCTCCATCTCCAGCGGGGTGGTTTCCATCTGGGCCCAGAACCAGGTG gaaaactgGAGTGCTTTTGCCCCTGATTTCAAGGAGTTGGATGAAAATGTGGAATATGAGGAGAGGGAATCGGAATTTGACATCGAGGATGAGGATAAGAGCGAGCCAGAGCAGACAG GTGCGGACGCAGccgaggatgaggaggtggACGTGACCAGCGTGGATCCCATCGCCGCCTTCTGCAGCAG TGACGAGGAGCTGGAGGACGCGCGGGCGCTGCTGTACCTGCCCATCGCCCCCGAGGTGGAGGACCCCGAGGAGAACCCCTACGGGCCGCCCCCCGACGCCGTGCCCGGCGCGCTGCCCGACGACGCGCTGGGCCCCGACAGGAAGCGCCCCGGCGCCCCGGAcggaccccaaaaccccaagaaaaaacccaaaaccaccaacATCGAGCTCCAGGGAGTCCCCAGTGATG AAGTGCACCCGCTGCTGGGCGTGAAGGGCGACGGTAAATCCAAGAAGAAGCAGGCGGGCAGGCCCAAAGGATCAAAAG CAGGTGGGGCAATCTCAGAGTTGCTATGA
- the RBBP5 gene encoding retinoblastoma-binding protein 5 isoform X2, producing MNLELLESFGQNYPEEADGTLDCISMALTCTFNRWGTLLAVGCNDGRIVIWDFLTRGIAKIISAHIHPVCSLCWSRDGHKLVSASTDNIVSQWDVLSGDCDQRFRFPSPILKVQYHPRDQNRVLVCPMKSAPVMLTLSDSKHVVLPVDDDSDLNVVASFDRRGEYIYTGNAKGKILVLKTDTQDLVASFRVTTGTSNTTAIKSIEFARKGSCFLINTADRIIRVYDGREILTCGRDGEPEPMQKLQDLVNRTPWKKCCFSGDGEYIVAGSARQHALYIWEKSIGNLVKILHGTRGELLLDVAWHPVRPIIASISSGVVSIWAQNQVENWSAFAPDFKELDENVEYEERESEFDIEDEDKSEPEQTGADAAEDEEVDVTSVDPIAAFCSSDEELEDARALLYLPIAPEVEDPEENPYGPPPDAVPGALPDDALGPDRKRPGAPDGPQNPKKKPKTTNIELQGVPSDEVHPLLGVKGDGKSKKKQAGRPKGSKGKDKDSPFKPKLYKGDRGSLPLEAAAKGKAQAELGQPLTGGAISELL from the exons ATGAACCTGGAGCTGCTCG AGTCCTTCGGCCAGAACTACCCCGAG GAGGCGGACGGCACGCTGGACTGTATCAGCATGGCGCTGACGTGCACCTTCAACCGCTGGGGCACGCTGCTGGCCGTGGGCTGCAACGACGGCAGGATCGTCATCTGGGACTTCCTGACCCGCGGCATCGCCAAGATCATCAGCGCCCACATCCACCCCGTCTGCTCCCTGTG CTGGAGCCGGGACGGGCACAAACTGGTCAGCGCCTCCACCGACAACATCGTGTCCCAGTGGGATGTTCTGTCCGGGGACTGCGACCAGCGGTTCCGCTTCCCCTCGCCCATCCTCAAAGTCCAGTACCACCCCCGGGACCA GAACAGGGTGCTGGTGTGTCCCATGAAGTCGGCCCCGGTGATGCTGACCCTGTCCGACTCCAAGCACGTGGTGCTGCCCGTGGACGACGACTCCGACCTCAACGTGGTGGCGTCGTTTGACCGCCGGGGGGAATACATCTACACCGGGAACGCCAAGGGCAAG ATCTTGGTCTTAAAAACAGACACTCAGGATCTTGTTGCTTCCTTCAGAGTGACCACAGGGACCAGCAACACCACGGCCATTAAATCCATCGAGTTCGCCCGCAAAGGGAG ctgcttcctgATCAACACGGCCGACCGGATCATCCGCGTGTACGACGGGCGGGAGATCCTCACGTGCGGGCGCGACGGCGAGCCCGAGCCCATGCAGAAACTGCAGGACCTGGTCAACAG GACCCCCTGGAAGAAGTGCTGCTTCTCGGGGGACGGCGAGTACATCGTGGCGGGCTCCGCGCGCCAGCACGCGCTCTACATCTGGGAGAAGAGCATCGGCAACCTGGTGAAGATCCTGCACGGCACCCGCGGCGAGCTGCTGCTGGACGTGGCA TGGCACCCGGTGCGGCCCATCATCGCCTCCATCTCCAGCGGGGTGGTTTCCATCTGGGCCCAGAACCAGGTG gaaaactgGAGTGCTTTTGCCCCTGATTTCAAGGAGTTGGATGAAAATGTGGAATATGAGGAGAGGGAATCGGAATTTGACATCGAGGATGAGGATAAGAGCGAGCCAGAGCAGACAG GTGCGGACGCAGccgaggatgaggaggtggACGTGACCAGCGTGGATCCCATCGCCGCCTTCTGCAGCAG TGACGAGGAGCTGGAGGACGCGCGGGCGCTGCTGTACCTGCCCATCGCCCCCGAGGTGGAGGACCCCGAGGAGAACCCCTACGGGCCGCCCCCCGACGCCGTGCCCGGCGCGCTGCCCGACGACGCGCTGGGCCCCGACAGGAAGCGCCCCGGCGCCCCGGAcggaccccaaaaccccaagaaaaaacccaaaaccaccaacATCGAGCTCCAGGGAGTCCCCAGTGATG AAGTGCACCCGCTGCTGGGCGTGAAGGGCGACGGTAAATCCAAGAAGAAGCAGGCGGGCAGGCCCAAAGGATCAAAAGGTAAAGACAAAGATTCTCCATTTAAACCGAAACTCTACAAAGGGGACAGAGGTTCTTTACCTCTGGAAGCCGCGGCCAAGGGGAAGGCGCAGGCGGAGCTGGGCCAGCCCCTGACAG GTGGGGCAATCTCAGAGTTGCTATGA
- the RBBP5 gene encoding retinoblastoma-binding protein 5 isoform X1: MNLELLESFGQNYPEEADGTLDCISMALTCTFNRWGTLLAVGCNDGRIVIWDFLTRGIAKIISAHIHPVCSLCWSRDGHKLVSASTDNIVSQWDVLSGDCDQRFRFPSPILKVQYHPRDQNRVLVCPMKSAPVMLTLSDSKHVVLPVDDDSDLNVVASFDRRGEYIYTGNAKGKILVLKTDTQDLVASFRVTTGTSNTTAIKSIEFARKGSCFLINTADRIIRVYDGREILTCGRDGEPEPMQKLQDLVNRTPWKKCCFSGDGEYIVAGSARQHALYIWEKSIGNLVKILHGTRGELLLDVAWHPVRPIIASISSGVVSIWAQNQVENWSAFAPDFKELDENVEYEERESEFDIEDEDKSEPEQTGADAAEDEEVDVTSVDPIAAFCSSDEELEDARALLYLPIAPEVEDPEENPYGPPPDAVPGALPDDALGPDRKRPGAPDGPQNPKKKPKTTNIELQGVPSDEVHPLLGVKGDGKSKKKQAGRPKGSKGKDKDSPFKPKLYKGDRGSLPLEAAAKGKAQAELGQPLTAGGAISELL, from the exons ATGAACCTGGAGCTGCTCG AGTCCTTCGGCCAGAACTACCCCGAG GAGGCGGACGGCACGCTGGACTGTATCAGCATGGCGCTGACGTGCACCTTCAACCGCTGGGGCACGCTGCTGGCCGTGGGCTGCAACGACGGCAGGATCGTCATCTGGGACTTCCTGACCCGCGGCATCGCCAAGATCATCAGCGCCCACATCCACCCCGTCTGCTCCCTGTG CTGGAGCCGGGACGGGCACAAACTGGTCAGCGCCTCCACCGACAACATCGTGTCCCAGTGGGATGTTCTGTCCGGGGACTGCGACCAGCGGTTCCGCTTCCCCTCGCCCATCCTCAAAGTCCAGTACCACCCCCGGGACCA GAACAGGGTGCTGGTGTGTCCCATGAAGTCGGCCCCGGTGATGCTGACCCTGTCCGACTCCAAGCACGTGGTGCTGCCCGTGGACGACGACTCCGACCTCAACGTGGTGGCGTCGTTTGACCGCCGGGGGGAATACATCTACACCGGGAACGCCAAGGGCAAG ATCTTGGTCTTAAAAACAGACACTCAGGATCTTGTTGCTTCCTTCAGAGTGACCACAGGGACCAGCAACACCACGGCCATTAAATCCATCGAGTTCGCCCGCAAAGGGAG ctgcttcctgATCAACACGGCCGACCGGATCATCCGCGTGTACGACGGGCGGGAGATCCTCACGTGCGGGCGCGACGGCGAGCCCGAGCCCATGCAGAAACTGCAGGACCTGGTCAACAG GACCCCCTGGAAGAAGTGCTGCTTCTCGGGGGACGGCGAGTACATCGTGGCGGGCTCCGCGCGCCAGCACGCGCTCTACATCTGGGAGAAGAGCATCGGCAACCTGGTGAAGATCCTGCACGGCACCCGCGGCGAGCTGCTGCTGGACGTGGCA TGGCACCCGGTGCGGCCCATCATCGCCTCCATCTCCAGCGGGGTGGTTTCCATCTGGGCCCAGAACCAGGTG gaaaactgGAGTGCTTTTGCCCCTGATTTCAAGGAGTTGGATGAAAATGTGGAATATGAGGAGAGGGAATCGGAATTTGACATCGAGGATGAGGATAAGAGCGAGCCAGAGCAGACAG GTGCGGACGCAGccgaggatgaggaggtggACGTGACCAGCGTGGATCCCATCGCCGCCTTCTGCAGCAG TGACGAGGAGCTGGAGGACGCGCGGGCGCTGCTGTACCTGCCCATCGCCCCCGAGGTGGAGGACCCCGAGGAGAACCCCTACGGGCCGCCCCCCGACGCCGTGCCCGGCGCGCTGCCCGACGACGCGCTGGGCCCCGACAGGAAGCGCCCCGGCGCCCCGGAcggaccccaaaaccccaagaaaaaacccaaaaccaccaacATCGAGCTCCAGGGAGTCCCCAGTGATG AAGTGCACCCGCTGCTGGGCGTGAAGGGCGACGGTAAATCCAAGAAGAAGCAGGCGGGCAGGCCCAAAGGATCAAAAGGTAAAGACAAAGATTCTCCATTTAAACCGAAACTCTACAAAGGGGACAGAGGTTCTTTACCTCTGGAAGCCGCGGCCAAGGGGAAGGCGCAGGCGGAGCTGGGCCAGCCCCTGACAG CAGGTGGGGCAATCTCAGAGTTGCTATGA
- the RBBP5 gene encoding retinoblastoma-binding protein 5 isoform X4, with protein MNLELLESFGQNYPEEADGTLDCISMALTCTFNRWGTLLAVGCNDGRIVIWDFLTRGIAKIISAHIHPVCSLCWSRDGHKLVSASTDNIVSQWDVLSGDCDQRFRFPSPILKVQYHPRDQNRVLVCPMKSAPVMLTLSDSKHVVLPVDDDSDLNVVASFDRRGEYIYTGNAKGKILVLKTDTQDLVASFRVTTGTSNTTAIKSIEFARKGSCFLINTADRIIRVYDGREILTCGRDGEPEPMQKLQDLVNRTPWKKCCFSGDGEYIVAGSARQHALYIWEKSIGNLVKILHGTRGELLLDVAWHPVRPIIASISSGVVSIWAQNQVENWSAFAPDFKELDENVEYEERESEFDIEDEDKSEPEQTGADAAEDEEVDVTSVDPIAAFCSSDEELEDARALLYLPIAPEVEDPEENPYGPPPDAVPGALPDDALGPDRKRPGAPDGPQNPKKKPKTTNIELQGVPSDEVHPLLGVKGDGKSKKKQAGRPKGSKGGAISELL; from the exons ATGAACCTGGAGCTGCTCG AGTCCTTCGGCCAGAACTACCCCGAG GAGGCGGACGGCACGCTGGACTGTATCAGCATGGCGCTGACGTGCACCTTCAACCGCTGGGGCACGCTGCTGGCCGTGGGCTGCAACGACGGCAGGATCGTCATCTGGGACTTCCTGACCCGCGGCATCGCCAAGATCATCAGCGCCCACATCCACCCCGTCTGCTCCCTGTG CTGGAGCCGGGACGGGCACAAACTGGTCAGCGCCTCCACCGACAACATCGTGTCCCAGTGGGATGTTCTGTCCGGGGACTGCGACCAGCGGTTCCGCTTCCCCTCGCCCATCCTCAAAGTCCAGTACCACCCCCGGGACCA GAACAGGGTGCTGGTGTGTCCCATGAAGTCGGCCCCGGTGATGCTGACCCTGTCCGACTCCAAGCACGTGGTGCTGCCCGTGGACGACGACTCCGACCTCAACGTGGTGGCGTCGTTTGACCGCCGGGGGGAATACATCTACACCGGGAACGCCAAGGGCAAG ATCTTGGTCTTAAAAACAGACACTCAGGATCTTGTTGCTTCCTTCAGAGTGACCACAGGGACCAGCAACACCACGGCCATTAAATCCATCGAGTTCGCCCGCAAAGGGAG ctgcttcctgATCAACACGGCCGACCGGATCATCCGCGTGTACGACGGGCGGGAGATCCTCACGTGCGGGCGCGACGGCGAGCCCGAGCCCATGCAGAAACTGCAGGACCTGGTCAACAG GACCCCCTGGAAGAAGTGCTGCTTCTCGGGGGACGGCGAGTACATCGTGGCGGGCTCCGCGCGCCAGCACGCGCTCTACATCTGGGAGAAGAGCATCGGCAACCTGGTGAAGATCCTGCACGGCACCCGCGGCGAGCTGCTGCTGGACGTGGCA TGGCACCCGGTGCGGCCCATCATCGCCTCCATCTCCAGCGGGGTGGTTTCCATCTGGGCCCAGAACCAGGTG gaaaactgGAGTGCTTTTGCCCCTGATTTCAAGGAGTTGGATGAAAATGTGGAATATGAGGAGAGGGAATCGGAATTTGACATCGAGGATGAGGATAAGAGCGAGCCAGAGCAGACAG GTGCGGACGCAGccgaggatgaggaggtggACGTGACCAGCGTGGATCCCATCGCCGCCTTCTGCAGCAG TGACGAGGAGCTGGAGGACGCGCGGGCGCTGCTGTACCTGCCCATCGCCCCCGAGGTGGAGGACCCCGAGGAGAACCCCTACGGGCCGCCCCCCGACGCCGTGCCCGGCGCGCTGCCCGACGACGCGCTGGGCCCCGACAGGAAGCGCCCCGGCGCCCCGGAcggaccccaaaaccccaagaaaaaacccaaaaccaccaacATCGAGCTCCAGGGAGTCCCCAGTGATG AAGTGCACCCGCTGCTGGGCGTGAAGGGCGACGGTAAATCCAAGAAGAAGCAGGCGGGCAGGCCCAAAGGATCAAAAG GTGGGGCAATCTCAGAGTTGCTATGA